A window from Brucella sp. BE17 encodes these proteins:
- a CDS encoding TonB family protein, whose product MQIQSCFRARVMFGSLLVFALSAMPTLAETVAPEAPVNESEKTPPTLTQPAPSGTGPRLNQPPPITNQAEWKNAVAQTLRRRAARLTRTPELRELDGEFKVTISFSLSPEGNASEVKIVSSSGQPLVDAAAQKIFADEIKFPAFTHDMNKSEPMKLTAPLQFMLEKPEAPPEPAEQPAVDTAPKAP is encoded by the coding sequence ATGCAAATTCAGTCATGTTTTCGCGCGCGCGTGATGTTTGGATCGTTGCTGGTCTTTGCTCTCTCTGCCATGCCCACACTGGCTGAAACCGTTGCGCCTGAGGCGCCTGTTAACGAGTCTGAAAAGACGCCGCCGACCTTAACACAGCCCGCTCCTTCGGGAACCGGACCGCGACTGAACCAGCCGCCGCCTATAACCAATCAGGCAGAATGGAAAAATGCCGTTGCGCAGACCTTGAGACGCCGCGCTGCCCGTCTGACGCGAACGCCCGAACTGCGCGAACTGGACGGAGAATTCAAGGTCACGATCAGCTTTTCTCTGTCGCCTGAGGGAAATGCTTCTGAAGTGAAGATTGTTTCGAGCTCAGGTCAGCCGCTGGTCGATGCAGCAGCACAGAAAATCTTTGCTGATGAAATCAAATTTCCGGCATTCACGCATGATATGAATAAAAGCGAGCCGATGAAACTGACGGCTCCGCTGCAATTCATGCTGGAAAAACCCGAGGCACCACCGGAACCGGCTGAACAACCCGCCGTGGATACGGCCCCGAAAGCCCCGTAA
- a CDS encoding 4a-hydroxytetrahydrobiopterin dehydratase, with product MTRNRLTQEQIEQALSELDGWSQVEDREAIAKSFRFKDFSAAFGFMSRAALYAEKLDHHPEWFNVYNRVDVTLSTHSEKGITELDIKMARKMNSLV from the coding sequence ATGACACGCAACAGATTGACACAAGAGCAGATCGAACAGGCACTGTCGGAGCTTGACGGCTGGAGTCAAGTGGAAGACCGCGAGGCGATAGCCAAAAGTTTTCGCTTCAAGGATTTCAGCGCTGCCTTTGGCTTCATGTCGCGAGCAGCGCTTTATGCCGAAAAGCTCGACCATCACCCCGAATGGTTCAATGTCTATAATCGCGTCGACGTGACCCTTTCCACGCATAGCGAAAAGGGCATAACCGAACTCGACATCAAGATGGCACGCAAAATGAATAGTCTTGTTTAG
- a CDS encoding YkvA family protein, whose product MDSVKIGEILEPGNESDFKKRSERVKHGFWKTARRARRMVPFMDEVVAAYYCALDSKTPMRVRMTLMAALAYFVLPFDVVPDLLVGIGFTDDVAVLMAALTALRGHITPAHRLAARQSLDEEANAQMGEQKK is encoded by the coding sequence ATGGATAGTGTCAAAATCGGTGAAATCCTTGAACCCGGAAACGAAAGCGATTTTAAAAAACGCAGCGAACGGGTGAAGCACGGTTTTTGGAAAACGGCACGCCGTGCAAGACGCATGGTCCCGTTCATGGATGAGGTCGTGGCGGCTTATTATTGCGCGCTCGACAGCAAGACGCCGATGCGCGTGCGCATGACGCTGATGGCAGCACTCGCTTATTTCGTGCTGCCCTTTGATGTCGTACCGGACCTGCTTGTCGGCATCGGCTTTACCGACGATGTCGCGGTGCTGATGGCCGCCCTCACCGCGCTCCGCGGCCATATTACCCCCGCCCACAGGCTTGCTGCGCGGCAGTCACTTGACGAAGAGGCCAATGCGCAAATGGGTGAACAGAAAAAATAA